The genomic segment TGCGAGGCGTTGCCGTCGAGCGCGTCCACGACGAGGCGGGAATCGCCGTCCTCCGGCGCCAGCGTATGCAGTGCCCATCTGCCGTCGTTCGAGAGCGCCCGCGAGGTGATGCGGTTCCAGACGTCGTAGGCGTCGTGGTCGAGCGGCCGGCGGTCGGACTGGCCAAAAAGTACGGTAGGATGCGCGAGCGCGAGCACAAAAAGCCCGATGGCGGCGCCTCTAAAAAAACGCATGCTATAAGCGGGTTGGGTGGGATCGGGATGCGAGCAGGAATATATCGCGCCGTGCCGATTAATGCGCGCCCCGTGCGCCAAACGGGCCGGCTTCGATTGCACTTCAAAAGATCCTATATTGGAGGCCGATCACCCTGTATCCGCATCCCCTGCTACCCGATGAAATCGATCGTCCTCGAGGCCCCCGGTCAGTTTCGGTTTGATGAACGTCCCGATCCGAGCCCGAAAGGGAGCGGCGACGCGCTCGTCCGGGTGCGACGGATCGGGGTGTGCGGCACCGACCTGCACGCCTATCGGGGTGATCAGCCGTTTTTCGCGTATCCGCGGGTGCTGGGTCACGAACTCGGCGTCGAAGTCGTCGCAAGCGCCAGCGATCGGGTTCGGCCGGGCGACTACGGCGCGGTGGAGCCCTACCTGCATTGCGGCGTATGCCGGCCCTGCCGCGAGGGCCGCACCAACTGCTGTTCGAAGCTTTCCGTGCTGGGCGTCCACCAGGACGGCGGCCTGTGCGATTACCTCGTGGTCCCGGCGTCCAAGCTCCACGTCTCCGCCATGTTGCCGCTGGAGCATCTTGCGCTGGTGGAGATGCTGGGCATCGGGGCGCACGCGGTGGCGCGCGCCGGCATCACCGCGCAGGATCAGGTGCTGGTGATCGGGGCCGGTCCCATCGGGCTCTCCGCCATCCAGTTTGCCCGCCTGGTCGGCGCCGATGTCGTGGTGATGGAGACGAACCCGGACCGCATGGCGTTCTGCAAGCGGTTCATGGACGTGCGCGGCTGCGTCGCCGCCGGCGACGACGCCGAGCGGTGCCTCCGCGAACAGTTCGACGGCGACCTGCCCGGCGTCGTCCTCGACGCCACCGGAAACCGGCATGCCATGGCGAACGCGTTTTCGCTGGTCGACTCGGGCGGGAGACTCGTCTTGATCGGCCTCTTCATCGGCGAGCTGGCGTTCTACGATCCCGAATTTCATCGCAAGGAGCTCACGCTCCTCAGCAGCCGCAACGCCACCGCCGCCGACTTCGCCTATGTGATCCGGATGCTCGAATCGGGCAAGATCAACCTGAACCCGTGGATCACGCACCGCGTGGGGTTCGACGACGTCATCGACGCCTTTCCCACGTTTGTCGATCCGGCGGAAGGCGTGATCAAGGCCATGATCGACCTCGATTGAGCCACGCCGCGTTCCGGCCTTTTCCCGCCGGCTCCGGCAGGGGGCGGCGACCCCCGGGCCGGCACACCGAACCTCGACCGGGTCCGCAAAATTCTGAAATCGCGGGCGAA from the Rhodothermales bacterium genome contains:
- a CDS encoding zinc-binding alcohol dehydrogenase family protein gives rise to the protein MKSIVLEAPGQFRFDERPDPSPKGSGDALVRVRRIGVCGTDLHAYRGDQPFFAYPRVLGHELGVEVVASASDRVRPGDYGAVEPYLHCGVCRPCREGRTNCCSKLSVLGVHQDGGLCDYLVVPASKLHVSAMLPLEHLALVEMLGIGAHAVARAGITAQDQVLVIGAGPIGLSAIQFARLVGADVVVMETNPDRMAFCKRFMDVRGCVAAGDDAERCLREQFDGDLPGVVLDATGNRHAMANAFSLVDSGGRLVLIGLFIGELAFYDPEFHRKELTLLSSRNATAADFAYVIRMLESGKINLNPWITHRVGFDDVIDAFPTFVDPAEGVIKAMIDLD